The Aureitalea marina genome includes a window with the following:
- a CDS encoding PQQ-binding-like beta-propeller repeat protein, translating into MKTLSKHWMAVGLSLIAMSFVWAQRAEQPDYRYDVGGKINEMTLTEGGTMVIATNDGLVGIKPGSNELLFNFTDYGRVKPEELQFIPWAPYVVVGQTGFGALITKKAVIDYMSGKKLFSTEENGWKYIYTCDVMMPQNKLVVSGQRKAKDKYALAVAVYNLDGGQQENYIELKGSETVTGRPLLLKDGLILPTAKNLKKIDLNSGSILWDIKVDDISRMVTNAEETEIYGLEGVNGGKNTKIHKIDVNGKLLWADPYKVKGRVVNFEILPEGLAIVSNVDNSGKSGVMKLASGRSESKIAFLAAEDGNDLWEKAPKTKGFVQHFYIMEDGILFGIYEGGINKISFDGKTLFKKPLKTGENILTMAHTPQGLIYITSEDANIVDLQTGDQVWAKPLKYKRADGVGSDYDEKNNRYLISADEDLFAVDANSGEVSNLAESKFEGGEDPSGVEVRDGGILLTSSQNMMMLGWEGETNWHEYHRAPGKSAFGAALMGVLAVASAATSMAAYAEANQYRNRLGDYTSRGEAYANFGDAMAVATGASIAEMLKRFKATAATENHRFVLTKLEDGVGLVKVHKDTGAIEKEIVLKDKKPEYEVDERGGILYYKADSDTVFAYDLKK; encoded by the coding sequence ATGAAAACCTTAAGCAAACATTGGATGGCAGTTGGCCTCTCATTGATCGCAATGAGCTTTGTCTGGGCACAACGAGCCGAACAGCCTGACTATCGATACGATGTCGGCGGAAAGATTAACGAGATGACCCTTACCGAGGGTGGAACCATGGTGATAGCCACCAACGACGGTCTTGTCGGAATCAAGCCTGGAAGTAATGAACTACTCTTCAATTTTACCGATTATGGTCGCGTGAAGCCCGAAGAGCTACAATTCATCCCTTGGGCACCTTATGTGGTAGTTGGTCAAACCGGATTTGGTGCACTGATCACCAAGAAGGCGGTCATCGACTATATGTCTGGAAAAAAACTCTTCAGCACAGAGGAGAACGGTTGGAAGTACATCTATACCTGTGACGTGATGATGCCACAGAACAAGTTAGTGGTGAGTGGTCAACGAAAAGCTAAAGACAAATATGCCCTAGCAGTGGCAGTATACAATCTGGATGGTGGCCAACAGGAGAACTACATCGAATTGAAGGGGTCAGAAACTGTAACAGGACGTCCCTTGCTTCTTAAAGATGGTCTCATTCTTCCTACGGCCAAGAACCTGAAAAAGATCGACTTGAATTCCGGGTCTATACTGTGGGACATCAAAGTAGATGATATCAGCCGAATGGTTACAAATGCTGAGGAAACCGAGATCTACGGACTAGAAGGTGTTAATGGAGGTAAGAACACCAAGATCCATAAGATAGACGTCAACGGGAAGCTCCTTTGGGCCGATCCGTATAAGGTAAAGGGTCGGGTAGTGAATTTTGAGATCCTTCCAGAAGGGCTGGCCATAGTGAGTAATGTAGACAATTCCGGTAAATCCGGTGTGATGAAGCTGGCATCAGGTCGTTCCGAATCGAAGATTGCCTTCCTGGCAGCAGAAGACGGTAATGACCTTTGGGAAAAAGCACCTAAGACCAAGGGATTCGTACAGCATTTTTACATCATGGAGGATGGTATCCTATTTGGGATTTATGAAGGGGGGATCAATAAGATATCCTTCGATGGCAAGACCTTGTTCAAGAAACCTTTGAAAACAGGAGAGAACATCCTGACCATGGCTCACACGCCTCAGGGATTGATCTATATCACTTCCGAAGATGCAAATATCGTCGATCTGCAGACCGGTGATCAGGTTTGGGCAAAACCGCTCAAGTATAAGCGGGCAGACGGTGTAGGGTCAGACTATGACGAAAAGAACAACCGCTATTTGATCAGTGCAGATGAGGATCTGTTTGCCGTAGATGCTAATTCCGGGGAGGTTTCCAACCTGGCAGAGTCCAAGTTCGAAGGGGGTGAGGACCCTTCTGGAGTCGAAGTTCGGGACGGTGGAATCTTGCTCACCAGCAGTCAGAATATGATGATGTTGGGTTGGGAAGGAGAGACCAACTGGCATGAATACCACCGTGCCCCCGGGAAAAGTGCCTTTGGTGCGGCCCTTATGGGTGTATTGGCTGTAGCTAGTGCAGCTACTTCAATGGCTGCTTATGCCGAGGCCAATCAGTATAGGAACAGATTAGGTGATTATACCTCCAGAGGAGAGGCCTATGCCAACTTTGGGGATGCCATGGCCGTTGCCACAGGAGCTTCCATCGCCGAGATGCTGAAGCGATTCAAGGCTACGGCAGCTACTGAAAATCATCGGTTCGTCTTGACCAAATTGGAAGATGGAGTTGGTCTGGTAAAAGTGCATAAGGATACTGGCGCCATAGAAAAGGAGATCGTTCTCAAGGATAAGAAGCCAGAATACGAGGTAGACGAAAGAGGTGGAATCCTATACTACAAGGCAGATTCCGACACTGTCTTTGCCTACGATCTGAAAAAGTAA
- a CDS encoding sensor histidine kinase codes for MKIFRLLWIICFVIPLQAQVTITNIDSAMAVLRSSPEDTSKAILYQKVAGHYNVTALDSAKAFAEQGLALSENLDYDLGRWTNLNTLANYYERKTSYDSAMIYYNRALEIVEANNSTKGFAVVLNNIATVHIRRGEYDTALEYLFDALKAEEKLGNRNGIAQAYNNIGVVYYYSQQFDKTTDYLTRALEIQEELGNFDGLINGYNNVGAIYDYLQQYDDAITSYTKGLEIARKIEDRKMEATQLSNIAIAYSNKEDFSRAEDYFNQSIEIREIIDDDYGRANSFLGFGQMFLSKKNYDKAEQYVKRSLEISRANDIKLVEKEGVAAMVDLAEARGDYQQANELLYEYIAVKDTLLNRENSKTMLELDTKYQTEKKEKEILQQRAELAEKELQVKRKNNLIYGSLGLAILLGLLGYLVYNRQKLKNDQLKKEAELKTALARIETQNRLQEQRLRISRDLHDNIGSQLTFIISSLDNLTFGLKDKDSATTNRIQRISGFTSQTIYELRDTIWAMNKGSINVEDLQARISNFIDQARAANEKLQFEFKVSEEVPENSSFSSIVGMNAYRIIQEAVNNALKYAEASQIVVSVDEKEGSLAIAIKDHGKGFDLKQAELGNGLNNMKKRARDIGSELVIETQVGEGTSIGFTMPA; via the coding sequence ATGAAGATTTTCAGACTCTTGTGGATCATTTGCTTCGTAATTCCACTTCAGGCACAGGTAACAATTACGAATATCGACAGCGCCATGGCTGTCCTGCGATCCTCTCCGGAGGACACATCCAAAGCCATCTTGTATCAGAAAGTTGCAGGTCATTACAATGTCACGGCTCTGGATAGTGCCAAGGCGTTCGCCGAGCAGGGCCTTGCCTTATCAGAAAACCTGGACTACGACCTGGGACGTTGGACCAATTTGAATACCCTGGCCAATTATTACGAACGCAAGACCAGTTACGACAGTGCGATGATCTATTACAATCGTGCCTTAGAGATCGTAGAGGCCAACAACAGCACAAAAGGGTTTGCCGTCGTGCTCAACAATATCGCAACCGTGCATATCAGGCGGGGAGAATACGATACAGCTCTGGAGTATCTCTTCGATGCCCTTAAAGCGGAAGAGAAATTGGGTAATCGAAATGGTATTGCCCAGGCGTACAATAACATTGGTGTCGTCTATTACTACTCCCAACAATTTGACAAGACCACCGATTATCTGACCCGCGCGCTAGAGATCCAGGAAGAACTGGGAAATTTTGATGGCCTCATCAATGGTTACAACAACGTCGGTGCCATTTACGATTATCTACAGCAATACGATGATGCCATTACCTCCTACACAAAAGGACTAGAGATCGCCCGGAAAATAGAAGACCGCAAGATGGAAGCTACTCAGTTATCCAATATCGCAATTGCCTATTCCAACAAAGAGGATTTTAGTCGGGCGGAGGACTACTTCAACCAGTCTATTGAGATCCGGGAAATCATTGATGACGATTACGGTAGAGCGAATAGCTTCCTCGGATTTGGACAAATGTTCCTGAGCAAGAAGAACTACGATAAGGCGGAGCAATATGTAAAGAGATCCTTGGAAATTTCCCGAGCCAATGACATTAAGTTGGTCGAGAAAGAGGGAGTAGCAGCAATGGTAGACCTGGCGGAAGCCCGCGGAGATTATCAGCAGGCCAATGAACTGCTCTACGAATACATAGCGGTTAAAGACACCTTGCTGAATCGGGAAAATTCCAAAACCATGTTGGAGCTGGATACCAAGTACCAGACGGAAAAGAAAGAAAAAGAGATATTGCAACAGCGGGCCGAGTTGGCGGAAAAGGAGTTACAGGTAAAAAGGAAGAATAACTTGATATATGGTAGTTTGGGCCTGGCGATACTTCTGGGCTTGTTGGGTTATCTGGTCTACAATAGGCAAAAGTTGAAAAATGATCAGTTGAAGAAGGAAGCCGAATTGAAAACTGCCCTGGCCCGAATTGAGACTCAGAACAGGTTGCAAGAACAACGCCTTAGGATTTCCAGGGATCTTCACGATAATATTGGCTCCCAACTCACTTTTATAATCTCTAGCCTGGATAATTTGACCTTTGGTCTTAAGGACAAGGATTCGGCCACTACAAATCGCATTCAACGCATTAGCGGTTTTACCTCTCAAACCATCTATGAGTTACGGGATACCATCTGGGCCATGAACAAAGGCTCCATTAATGTGGAGGACCTACAGGCGCGTATTTCCAATTTTATCGATCAGGCGCGCGCTGCAAATGAAAAGCTGCAGTTCGAATTCAAGGTATCAGAGGAAGTTCCGGAGAACAGCTCATTCAGCTCGATTGTTGGAATGAATGCTTATCGCATCATCCAGGAGGCAGTGAACAATGCCCTGAAATATGCCGAGGCCTCTCAAATTGTCGTTTCCGTAGATGAGAAAGAGGGTAGCCTGGCTATTGCTATTAAAGATCATGGTAAAGGCTTCGACCTTAAACAGGCCGAACTTGGAAATGGCCTGAACAATATGAAGAAAAGAGCCCGCGATATCGGCTCCGAATTAGTCATAGAAACACAAGTTGGAGAAGGGACTTCCATCGGGTTCACTATGCCGGCATAA
- a CDS encoding response regulator: MAIKIAIVDDNSFLIHAIEEKLSFFDDLKVKHKALNGADLLARLEEDHVLDLILMDIEMPVLNGIETTQVVKQKYPQIKVVMLTAFDNDENIFNAIKAGADGYLLKEIDPRALHEGILDTLNGGAAMNPSIALKTLKLLRNPESIKNEKDKEAISLSNREVEVLEQLSKGLSYTAIADNLFLSPSTVRKHIENIYKKLQVHSKIEAVQKARDHNII; this comes from the coding sequence ATGGCCATCAAAATCGCAATAGTAGACGACAATTCATTCTTGATCCACGCCATAGAAGAGAAACTATCCTTCTTTGACGACCTCAAGGTAAAACACAAAGCTTTGAACGGCGCCGATCTCTTGGCCAGGTTGGAAGAGGACCACGTCCTGGATCTGATCTTGATGGATATTGAGATGCCCGTCCTTAACGGAATAGAGACTACCCAGGTGGTCAAACAGAAATATCCCCAGATCAAAGTGGTGATGTTGACAGCTTTTGACAATGACGAGAATATCTTCAATGCCATAAAAGCTGGGGCCGATGGTTACTTGTTAAAGGAGATCGATCCAAGGGCATTGCATGAAGGTATCTTGGATACGCTTAACGGGGGTGCCGCCATGAATCCCTCAATCGCTTTGAAGACCCTCAAACTCCTTCGCAATCCTGAGTCCATCAAAAATGAAAAGGATAAGGAGGCCATTTCCCTTTCTAATAGAGAGGTGGAGGTGTTGGAACAACTCAGTAAAGGGCTAAGTTATACCGCAATTGCCGACAATCTTTTTCTGTCTCCCAGTACCGTTAGAAAGCACATCGAGAATATCTACAAGAAACTTCAGGTCCACTCAAAGATAGAGGCGGTCCAAAAGGCCAGGGATCACAATATTATCTGA
- the metK gene encoding methionine adenosyltransferase, translating to MAYLFTSESVSEGHPDKIADQISDALIDNFLAFDPQSKVACETLVTTGQVVLAGEVKSNIYLDVQQIARDVINRIGYTKGEYQFDGNSCGILSAIHEQSDDINRGVDRATKEEQGAGDQGMMFGYASRETENYMPLALDLSHQLLIELAALRRENWEMDYLRPDSKSQVTIEYGDDNKPVRIDSIVLSTQHDEFDEDEKVMLDRINKDVREILIPRVKAKLRPETKALFNDQIKYHINPTGKFVIGGPHGDTGLTGRKIIVDTYGGKGAHGGGAFSGKDPSKVDRSAAYATRHIAKNLVAAGVCNEVLVQVSYAIGVVEPMGIFIDTYGTSKVDMSDGEIAEKVGKIFDMRPASIEDRLNLRQPMYSETAAYGHMGRNNEKVTKTFRTPGGEEKTMEVELFTWERLDYVDEVRSAFGL from the coding sequence ATGGCCTATCTGTTTACTTCAGAAAGTGTTTCCGAGGGACATCCCGATAAAATTGCTGATCAGATCAGCGATGCATTGATCGATAATTTCCTGGCATTTGACCCCCAATCCAAGGTTGCTTGTGAGACCCTGGTTACTACGGGTCAGGTGGTGCTTGCAGGAGAGGTTAAATCCAATATCTATTTGGACGTGCAACAGATCGCACGCGATGTGATCAACCGTATCGGATACACCAAGGGTGAATATCAATTTGACGGTAATTCCTGTGGTATCCTATCCGCTATTCACGAACAGTCCGACGACATCAACAGAGGGGTGGATCGGGCTACCAAAGAAGAACAAGGAGCTGGTGACCAGGGAATGATGTTTGGTTATGCTTCCAGGGAAACTGAGAACTATATGCCATTGGCTTTGGATCTCTCCCACCAACTGCTGATCGAACTGGCTGCTCTGAGAAGAGAGAATTGGGAAATGGACTACCTGAGACCTGATTCCAAATCGCAGGTAACCATAGAATATGGCGATGATAACAAACCCGTACGCATAGACAGCATCGTACTCTCAACTCAGCACGACGAATTTGACGAGGACGAGAAAGTCATGTTAGACAGGATCAATAAGGATGTAAGAGAAATTTTAATCCCGCGGGTCAAAGCCAAATTACGACCAGAGACCAAGGCCCTGTTCAATGATCAGATCAAATACCATATCAACCCGACCGGAAAGTTTGTGATCGGCGGCCCTCATGGAGACACCGGCCTGACCGGACGCAAGATCATCGTTGACACCTATGGCGGAAAAGGTGCCCATGGCGGAGGAGCTTTCAGTGGCAAGGATCCCAGTAAAGTAGATCGTTCTGCGGCATATGCCACCCGCCATATCGCGAAAAATCTGGTTGCTGCAGGAGTTTGTAACGAGGTCCTGGTTCAGGTGTCCTACGCCATTGGAGTGGTAGAGCCCATGGGAATCTTCATTGACACCTACGGCACTTCCAAAGTAGATATGTCCGATGGTGAAATCGCTGAAAAAGTTGGCAAAATATTTGACATGAGACCGGCTTCCATTGAAGACCGACTGAATCTACGTCAACCGATGTATTCGGAAACGGCTGCCTATGGTCATATGGGGCGTAACAACGAAAAAGTGACTAAAACCTTCAGGACTCCGGGCGGTGAGGAAAAAACAATGGAAGTTGAGTTATTCACTTGGGAGCGATTGGACTACGTTGATGAAGTCCGATCAGCCTTCGGCCTGTAG
- a CDS encoding ammonium transporter, protein MENFTANNVWMMICTALVFFMHLGFGLLEAGLTRQKNTLNILFKNIFIITSGLLLYYIIGFNLMYPGDFNGFLGSFVPGIAPPENGMTPEYASGGYTWWTDFLFQGMFAATAATIVSGAVAERIKIGPFMIFVVLYVGLVYPIAGSWQWGGGFLSTLGNEVNEAGEILKEAGFYDFAGSTLVHSVGGWAALVAVWLLGARIGKFKDGRPRAIPGHNIPMANMGVLILWLGWFGFNGGSVLSADPEATSLTLVTTCLAAAAGGMGAFFLSTILFRNLDLTMFLNGILGGLVGITAGADQMNPNEAVIIGLIAGLLVVVGITLIDRKLKLDDPVGAIAVHLICGIWGTLAVGIFGQMAGWEQLLYQLAGVGVYAAMCIVSSFIIIFTLKSTVGIRVSEREELEGLDGFEHGMDAYPDFRMNEH, encoded by the coding sequence ATGGAGAATTTTACCGCAAATAATGTTTGGATGATGATCTGCACTGCCCTGGTCTTCTTTATGCACTTGGGCTTTGGTCTATTGGAGGCGGGTTTGACACGTCAGAAGAACACACTTAATATTCTTTTCAAGAACATCTTTATCATTACCTCCGGCTTATTGCTATACTACATCATTGGATTTAACCTGATGTACCCAGGCGACTTTAACGGTTTTCTCGGATCCTTCGTTCCGGGAATTGCACCACCGGAAAATGGCATGACCCCAGAATATGCTAGTGGCGGTTATACCTGGTGGACGGATTTCCTCTTCCAGGGAATGTTTGCAGCTACGGCAGCAACTATTGTTTCCGGAGCAGTGGCAGAACGGATCAAGATCGGCCCCTTTATGATCTTTGTGGTGCTTTATGTTGGTCTGGTCTATCCTATTGCCGGCTCCTGGCAATGGGGAGGAGGATTCTTATCTACCCTGGGCAATGAGGTCAATGAAGCGGGTGAAATCTTAAAAGAGGCTGGTTTCTACGATTTTGCCGGTTCTACTTTGGTGCATTCCGTTGGTGGTTGGGCTGCCTTGGTTGCCGTTTGGCTTTTAGGGGCACGTATTGGAAAATTCAAGGATGGACGACCACGAGCCATCCCCGGCCACAACATTCCCATGGCCAACATGGGTGTACTGATCCTTTGGTTAGGATGGTTTGGCTTTAACGGAGGGTCTGTTTTATCTGCGGACCCTGAAGCGACCTCCCTAACGCTAGTTACCACCTGTTTGGCAGCTGCTGCAGGCGGAATGGGAGCATTTTTCCTATCGACCATTCTCTTTAGGAACCTGGACCTGACCATGTTCTTAAATGGAATACTCGGAGGCCTGGTTGGGATCACAGCTGGTGCAGATCAAATGAACCCCAATGAGGCGGTGATCATCGGACTGATAGCCGGACTGTTGGTGGTGGTAGGAATCACCTTGATCGACCGCAAACTAAAATTGGACGACCCGGTTGGAGCCATTGCAGTTCACCTGATCTGTGGAATCTGGGGAACCCTGGCAGTAGGGATCTTTGGCCAGATGGCCGGTTGGGAGCAATTGTTGTATCAATTGGCTGGTGTTGGCGTGTATGCCGCTATGTGTATTGTTTCGTCATTCATCATCATATTTACCCTAAAGAGCACCGTCGGTATTCGGGTTTCAGAACGCGAAGAATTAGAAGGACTGGATGGCTTCGAACACGGAATGGATGCCTATCCTGACTTTAGGATGAACGAACATTAA
- a CDS encoding P-II family nitrogen regulator, whose amino-acid sequence MKKIEAIIRKSKYSKVKAALHEVGVNFFSYWDVTGQGNEKEGHVYRGINYSTTDIQRRFLCIVVNDDFEEITIKTIIDAAQTGEIGDGKIFVSDIKEAYRIRTGDSGGDTLN is encoded by the coding sequence ATGAAAAAAATAGAGGCGATCATTCGAAAATCTAAATACTCCAAAGTGAAGGCCGCCCTTCACGAAGTTGGAGTGAATTTTTTCTCGTATTGGGATGTCACTGGACAGGGAAACGAGAAAGAAGGCCATGTTTATAGGGGCATAAACTACAGCACGACCGATATACAGCGTCGATTTTTATGCATAGTGGTCAATGACGATTTTGAAGAGATTACGATCAAGACCATTATAGACGCCGCTCAAACCGGAGAGATTGGCGACGGGAAGATATTTGTTAGCGATATAAAGGAAGCCTACCGTATCAGAACGGGAGACAGCGGCGGGGACACATTAAACTAA